Within Micromonospora narathiwatensis, the genomic segment GAACGTGCCCAACGTCAACAACTCCTTCACCTTCAACACCGTCGGCGTCACCATCCTGGCCAACAACCTGGTCACCTACGGCGGCCGGGACATCCGGATCACCGACAACGTGACCGCCGACTCGGTCACCAACGGCGGCGGCATCCACGTCGCCAACCGTTACCCGGGCGTGAACGGCCCGACCGCGGTCGCCGGCACGATCACGGTCGCCCGCAACACCCTGATCCGCAACGGCAACTCCGACTACAACTGGCGCTTCGGCGTCGGCGCGCTGTGGTTCTCCGCGCTCAACGAGCCGATCCAGGGCGCCACCGTCAACGTCACCGACACCGACATCCTGGACAGCTCGTACGCTGCCCTGCACTGGATCGAGGGGCAGACCAGCGGGATCAACCTGAACAACGTCCGCATCGACGGGGCCGGGACGTTCGCCCTCCAGGTGCAGGCCCCCAGCCAGGTCAACTTCACGAACGTCCGGGCCACCGGCATCGCCCAGGCCAACCCGATGTACAACTGCGTCGGCAGCGCCTTCCAGATCACCCAGGGCGCCGGCAACTCCGGCTGGTACTCGGCCAACCCGTACTGCGGGCCGTGGCCCGAGCCGCAGTGGGGCAACGGCCCGTCCACCCCGCCCAGCCCGACGCCGACCACCCCGACGCCGAGCCCGACACCGACCGGGCCGCCGCCGGGCGGCAACCTCGCCCTCGGCCGACCGGTCACCGCGTCGAGCACCACCCAGACGTACGTGGCGGCCAATGCGGTGGACGGCAACTCCGGCAGCTACTGGGAGAGCGCCAACAACTCCTTCCCGCAGACCCTGACCGTGGACCTCGGCGCGGCGCGTGCCGTCGACCGGGTGGTGCTGAAACTCCCACCCGGCTGGGAGCGGCGTACCCAGACCCTCTCCGTGCTCGGCTCCACCGACGGGTCGACGTGGAGCACCGTCAAGGCGTCGGCCGGCTACACCTTCGACCCGGCCGGCGGCAACACGGTGTCGATCCCGCTGCCGGCGGGGGACCGGCGGTACGTGCGGCTCAGCCTCACCGCCAACACCGGCTGGCCCGCCGGGCAGGTCGCCGAGTTCGAGGTGTACGGCGGTACCGGCACCACCCCGCCCCCGACCACCACTCCGCCACCGACCACCACCCCACCGACCACCGCCCCGTCCCCGACCACCGCCCCACCACCCAGTGGCAACCTGGCCGCCGGGCGGCCGGTGACCGAGACCAGCCACGCCGACGTGTACGTGGCGGCCAACGCGGTCGACGGCAACTCCGGTACCTACTGGGAGAGCGCCAACAACGCGTTCCCGCAGTCGCTCACCGTCGACCTCGGCGCGACGTACGCGGTGTCCCGGATCGTGCTGAAGCTGCCACCGTCGCCGGCCTGGCAGACCCGGACCCAGACCCTTTCCGTGCTCGGCTCCACCGACGGGTCGACGTGGAGCACCGTCAAGGCGTCGGCCGGCTACACCTTCGACCCGGCCACCGGCAACACCGCCACGATCACCTTCCCCGCCACCAGCCAGCGGCACCTGCGGCTGACCTTCACCGGCAACACCGGCTGGCCGGCCGGCCAGCTCAGCGAGTTCGAGGCGTACGCCAGCTGACCACCCGGGGTCCCCGCGGCGCGGCGGGGACCCCACCCCACCCCCCACCACCCACCTCTCCACCACCCCCGGAAGAAGGTGTTCCTCCGTCATGTCCAGATTCCGTACCCGCCTGGTCGCGGTGCTCGCCGCGGTCGGGCTGGCCGTCACGGCCCCGCCCCCGTCCCCGGCCGCCGCGGCCGGCGGCCCCAACCTCGCCCTCGGCCGGTCCGCCACGGCCAGCAGCGCCAACGGCGCCTACACGGCGGGCAACCTGACCGACGGCAACGCCGGCAGCTACTGGGAGAGCGCCAACAACTCCTTCCCGCAGTGGGCGCAGGTCGACCTCGGCACCGCCCAGACCGTCGACCAGGTCGTCCTGAAACTGCCCACGGGCTGGGAGTCCCGTACCCAGACCCTCTCCGTGCAGGGCAGCACCGACGGCAGCTCCTTCACCACCGTGGTCGGCTCGGCCGGGCAGACGTTCAACCCGGCCAACGGCAACACCGTGACCCTGACCTTCGCGGGCGCCACCGCCCGGTACGTCCGCGTCGCGATCACCGCCAACACCGGCTGGCCCGCCGCGCAGCTCGCCGAGCTGGAGGTGTACGGCGTCACCAGCTCCACCACCAACCTCGCTCTCGGCCGGCCGATGGCCGAGAGCAGCCACTCCGACGTGTACGGCGCGGGCAACGCCAACGACGGCAACCCGGCCACCTACTGGGAGAGCGCCAACAACGCCTTCCCGCAGTGGATCCGCGCCGACCTCGGCGGCACCGTGGGCGTCAACAAGCTGGTGCTCAAGCTCCCCACGAGCTGGCCGGCGCGCACCCAGACGCTCACCGTGCAGGGCAGCACCGACGGCACCAACTTCAGCACCCTCGTCGCCTCCGCCGGGTACGCGTTCAACCCGAGCGGCGGCAACACCGTCACCATCAACTTCGCCACCGCGAACACCCGCTACGTCCGGCTGCAGTTCACCGCGAACACCGGCTGGCCGGCCGGGCAGCTCGCCGAGCTGGAGATCTACGGCCCGGCCACCGGGGACACCCAGCCGCCGACCGCCCCCGGCAACCTCGCCTTCACCGAACCGGCCCCCGACCAGATCCGGTTGACCTGGACGGCGTCGACCGACAACGTCGGCGTCACCGGCTACGACGTCTACGCCAACGGGACGCTGCGCACCAGCGTCGGCGCGTCGACCCTGACCTGGACCGACACCCAGCCGGCCGGCGCCACCGTCTCCTACTACGTCCGGGCCCGGGACGCCGCCGGCAACCAGTCCGCCAACAGCAACACCGTCACCCGCACCGGCAACACCGGAGACACCCAGCCGCCCACCGCGCCCGGCAACCTGGCGTACACCCAGCCCGGGTCCGGGCAGATCCGGTTGACCTGGACGGCGTCGACCGACAACGTCGGCGTCACCGCCTACGACATCTACGCCAACAACGCGCTGCGCGCCACCGTCAACGGCACCACTCTGACGTACACCGACAGCCAGCCGGACAGCGCGACCGTCTCCTACTACGTCCGGGCCCGGGACGCCGCCGGGAACGTCTCGGCGACCTCCAACACCGTCACCCGGACCGGCAGCACGCCGACCGGTCGTAACCTGGCCGTCGGCAAGCCGATCACCGCCTCCTCGGTGGTGCACATCTTCAACGCCGTCAACGCCAACGACGACGACGTGACGACCTACTGGGAGGGTGCGCCCGGGGCGTACCCGAGCACGCTCACCGTCGCGCTCGGCGCCAACGCCAGCGTCACCGCCATCGTGGTCAAGCTGAACCCCGACCCGATCTGGGGTCCGCGTACGCAGACCTTCCAGGTGCTCGGGCGGGAGCAGT encodes:
- a CDS encoding discoidin domain-containing protein, with product MADHTTPHHPRNRLRAGLAALAGAALAATSVTVVALTSTATPARAAGLSPFDIAGRGATVPFVEQEAERVVHNGTRIGPDRHYGTLPSEASGREAVTLDAVGEYVEFTLTAPADAMTFRYSLPDNAAGTGRDAAIDLRANGNLVKAVPVTSRYGWFYGGYPFNNNPGDTNPHHFYDETRTMFGTTYPAGTKIRLQVSSTAQSPTFTIDLADFELVGGPITKPAGVLDVVTDFGADPTGATDSTAKFQAAVDAGKAQATTVWIPTGTFTLWDHVVVDGVTLRGAGPWYSVLGGRHPTDRKRAAGIYGKYVAGGGYSGEIRSHEAGGPSRNVTLRDFAIIGDIRERVDEDQVNALGGAMSNSVVDNLWLQHTKVGAWMDGPMDNLTIRNSRILDQTADGVNFHWGVTNSTVTNTFVRNTGDDGLAMWAQNVPNVNNSFTFNTVGVTILANNLVTYGGRDIRITDNVTADSVTNGGGIHVANRYPGVNGPTAVAGTITVARNTLIRNGNSDYNWRFGVGALWFSALNEPIQGATVNVTDTDILDSSYAALHWIEGQTSGINLNNVRIDGAGTFALQVQAPSQVNFTNVRATGIAQANPMYNCVGSAFQITQGAGNSGWYSANPYCGPWPEPQWGNGPSTPPSPTPTTPTPSPTPTGPPPGGNLALGRPVTASSTTQTYVAANAVDGNSGSYWESANNSFPQTLTVDLGAARAVDRVVLKLPPGWERRTQTLSVLGSTDGSTWSTVKASAGYTFDPAGGNTVSIPLPAGDRRYVRLSLTANTGWPAGQVAEFEVYGGTGTTPPPTTTPPPTTTPPTTAPSPTTAPPPSGNLAAGRPVTETSHADVYVAANAVDGNSGTYWESANNAFPQSLTVDLGATYAVSRIVLKLPPSPAWQTRTQTLSVLGSTDGSTWSTVKASAGYTFDPATGNTATITFPATSQRHLRLTFTGNTGWPAGQLSEFEAYAS